GAGATCTTTTTCCTCCAACGGGgtttccttgtccagccttaatatgagggtttgACTAGTCTTGTTGCGTGCTGTTATACCATGCTCAGTTaatatcactgggaggcctgctcctttctaaagggaaaaaacaaaggaGCAGTGGATTTCAAGGAGAGGGGATATAGGAAGGCTGCTGTCAGGacgtattgtatgagagaagaataaattaaaaataaaaaagtgacatCCACAACTGTGACTTTCTCTCTACCACTTTCAGGCAGACAcaacttctcttcctcttccttgcaGGGACCCTCCACAAACCCACCATCaaggctgagccaggctctgtggtcACTTACAGAAGCCCCATGACCATCTGGTGTCAGGGGAGCCTGGATGCAGAAATATGTTTTCTGCATAAAGAGGGAAGCCAGAAACCCTTGGACACACAGACCCTAGAGAAGCCTGAGAACAAGGCCaagttctccatcccttctgtgacACAGCAACATGGGGGACAATATCGCTGTTACTGTTACAGCTCAGGTGGCTGGTCAGAGCCCAGTgacaccctggaactggtgttgACAGGTGAGGGGACAGTCAGGGTCTCAGCCCCAGGCTCTGTTCTCAGGAGTAATCCCCTCCCTCAGCCTAGTCCTGGAGAACACTATGGCTGTGTGAGTCCATGAAACAGGCTGCCTCTTTctctcctaggaatctacaaCAATAAATCCAGCCTGacagccctgcccagccctgtggtgacctcaggagGGAACATGACTCTCAAGTGTGTCTCCTGGGAGGGATATGACAAGTTCATTCTCACCAAGGATGACCAGAAGTTCCTCAGCTCCATGAACTCACAGTTCATACACAGTATTATGCAGTACCAAGCCTTGTTCTCTATAGATCATGTAACACCAGACCACAGAGGGACATTCAGATGCTACGGTTACTACAAGCATGCCCCACACTGGTGGTCAGTACCCAGTGGACCCCTGGAAATACACATCTCAGGTGAGTCAGCTGACCAATCTGTCCCACTGGGTAGTTGTAGGTAGAAAGAGGTTGAGGAAGAGCCTGGTGGCTGAGCCAGAGCCCCACTCCTGGGGAGAAGCAGTGACGTGtgcagggcaggaagggaggggatCAGTGTTTGGTAAAAACCAGCTCCTCAATCACTAGCCTGACACCTTCCCTCTAGGTCTGTCCAAGAAGCCCTCCTTGCTGACTCACCAAGGCCAGATCCTGGACCCTGGGAAAAACCTCACCCTGCAGTGTGGTTCTGACATCAACTATGACAGATTTGCTCTGTATAAGTTAGGGGGAGCTGACTTTACCCTGCATGGGGGCCAGTGGACCCAGGCTGGTTTCTTCTTGGCCAACTTCACACTGGGCCCTGTGAGCAGCTCTACTACAGGTCAATACAGATGCTATGGTACACACAACCTCTCCTCTGTGTGGTCAGCCTCCAGTGACCCCCTGGATATCCTGATCACAGGTGAGGAGATAAATAGATTCCCTCAGGTACCTAACCTGTGCATGGGTTCTCATGGGGGAGTTAAGGAGCTGATGGCTGGGATGAGGGACAGGGATCTTAGGCAGAATCAGATACATAGACAAGCAGGAGAGGggacaggcagagaagagagacagagtcccaggtgctcagggcaGACCCGGATGAGTTATCATCTCAGAATATTGAAGGCAGCCTCTCATCATCCCTCTTCTCTTTAGgacagcttcccttcagtccttcCCTCTCAGTGAAGCCTAACTCCACAGTACACTCTGGAGACAACGTGACCCTGCTGTGTCAGTCACCATACAAAGTGGACACTTTCATTCTGTCCAAGGAGGGAGCAGCCCAACAACCCCAGCGACTAAAATCAATGTTTCAAAtctgggagttccaggcagaATTCTCCGTGAgtgctgtgacctctgacctctcaggCACCTACAGGTGCTATGGATCTCAGGACCCATATCCTTACCTGTTGTCATATGCCAGTGACCCTGTGGAGCTCATTGTCTCAGGTGAGGTGACCCTGAACTCTCAGAGTGACTTACAATTCAAACCCTAAGAGACCCCTTGACTTGGGTGGGATTaaggggacaggaggaaggttAGTCAGAAGTCACTTTCCCTGCCAGAGAAGTGGATGCCAGCAGCGGTCTCTCAAGTAATGTCCACTCCACATTTATTGAAATCTATGTTTGGGGTAGACACCATGAGGATCATGGGGAAGTTTCATGGTAGGTATTGAAAAGTTAGCAGAGGCAGTTCCCTGGATTTTTACCTCCTATCCTTCCTTTGGTTTTTATCCCTAGGATCCATTGGAGTATCAAGCCTGTCACCCTCAAGGCCCATGCCAACAGATGGTGAGTATCAGGCACTTCAGTGCAGGGAGTATGCTGCATACTCATGGAGCCTCTGGCTGTTAGCCCAGAAAAGttctcatttctctgtcactTCAGCTTATGCATGTGGGAGTGAACAGAGATCACAATGGAGAGTTCAGAAACCCAGGGATTAGTTTGTGCTACAGAAGGTGGCATCCAGAGATATTTAGGCTCAGCCTGGAGGATGGGCCAGATGGATGACATGAAGAACACGAAACCCAGACACTCACCTCCTCATCCTGCTGCTAAAGGAACTGAGAGCAAACATCTCAGCTGCATGGAGTCAGACCCAGGGAGGCTATGTAAAGACCCTATTGGAATGTGGGGCCCTGCTGGACAGTAGCTAGTTATAGCCTTAATATAGTTGCTTCTAGAGATGCAGAACTGGACAAATCCTTCTGTTTCCAGAAAACTGCTCTTCTGTTTATAAATGGAAGTTTGAGGCCCACACCGTTAAGTTTCTTTCAGTTCTGTCCTTGGCTTCTCTTGAACAAAGAATCCTCTAGCACCTGATTCTGCAGTGGGTCTGTCCCACAGCTGTGGTGACATGTGCAAGGGTGAAGCACAGGGCCATGCCAGGGCATTCTGGACCCCTCCCTCTAGATCATAGGGTTGGTTCTAGTATTCTTCTTGAGTTCTGTGACCTACACTATCAGGGGCACCTGCAGGTGCGATGAATAAATCAACTCATCTCTGTACCTGTTGTCAGGTGCCAGTGACCATATGGAGCTCATTGTCTAAGGTGAGGGGATACAGACCTTTCTGAGATAAAGGACATATCAGCATTATACATTTACAATTATTGGCTAGGAGTGAGTTCCAAATCCTGCAGAGGGTCATCCGGAAGGATATTCACCCTCATGATGGTGGAGGCCAACATGGATATTTCTAGGAATGCTCATAACAGTCCCTGCTTATGGAACTCAGAAATGTTTGAGATAGTCTAAAAGAGCATCTTGGGGAGGCCACAGACAGATATAAGATACTAGGCAGAAACCAATCCAGTGACAACCTTTGCTCATCACCCTCCACTTACCAGTATTCTCAGACCCTTGCTCTCAGTGTGTCAGGACCCACAGTGTATCTATGGGAGGAGGTACCTTGGCAGAATAAGTACAAATCCTGCtatattttccttctgttcaAAACAGATTCACATCCATAGCTCAACACTACCAAATAGAAGTTGTCATAAGAACTTGAACATAACAGTGATcacattaagcaaaataaaatccagcattctcattcaaaacctATTGCTTTGTGGAGTCTACAACATTTCTCTTCAGGGTGAAATTGAGGAACTGAGACTGTATGGGTTCATATGAGACTGTACTTTTGAAGAGAGACAGCTAAGAATGTCTTCTTCCTGCCCTTGGTGTGCTCATCAATCCACCATTGATTCTTGAGTCTCCAAAAGTGATGGAAGAGCTGAACCTCTCTCTACTCACAATATAGCTGTCCTGTTTGTCTCAATAACTATTATTTGTTAAGAGGACAAAAGTAAGGCTTAGATATGTCAGTCTTGGGAATCAATACTTAGTGTGGGTTAGCCATGCCTTTGGGGAAAACATTAGGTGAAAGCCCAGAGATGTGCAATAATatactctttccttcttcttcacacacacacacacacacacacacacacacacacacttcacatctTATTGTGAGAGCCAGGACTGCAAACACTCTGCCTCACACCTTTATCCTGCATTTCCCACATGATATGTgaaaggaaagagatggaggacaATCTACATCAGAAGGATGAGCTCCTACCTGAACTGGACATAGAGAAGTTTCTTGGTCTGATGTGGGGAGTAACAACTGGGAAAGTTTATGAACAAGACAGGTTCTCAGTCTTAGCATAAACCATATCTCATTTCTGAGAGACTGTAAGTTCTTTTCTCCTTGACCAGCCCTGGGTGGTCCCTGGGTACTCAGAACAGATCAGGGAAAGTCTCAGATCACAGGAGAGATGGGAGGTCTACGTGGGACAAGAGAACAAacactcagaaaaaaatcatttaggaaATCATCCCAAACTGAGAATGTTGTCCACATAACCTCTTCTGAGCTAAACAGAGATACCACATTCAGAATGGCCCTGTGGTTGCTCAGTGTCATGACTCAGGGGTCAGTGCCTGGAATGTCTTGTCAATTTTTCTACTCTGAATTTACTCTTTTCTTAAGGGGTTTTCACAGTGGTCCTGAAGAATCTAATAAGAACTAGTGGGAACAGAGAATGTCTCTGAAACTTCTAGTGGCTttggggaccctactcctcatacttgGTCACTTTACCCCACCATAATACAAGGGGAATTGCTCAGTCTTACCTTGACTATATATACATCATGtgttgttgatactcatgggagacctgccctttcctaaacagaaatggaggagtggattcaAGGGTTAGAACAGAGGGATT
The nucleotide sequence above comes from Peromyscus maniculatus bairdii isolate BWxNUB_F1_BW_parent chromosome 1, HU_Pman_BW_mat_3.1, whole genome shotgun sequence. Encoded proteins:
- the LOC121820890 gene encoding paired immunoglobulin-like receptor B, yielding MTFTFTALLCLGLTLGLRTPVLAGTLPKPILTVQPDSVVHKQTTVSFFCEGTTGAKAYRFYKEEMQTLKPLEFLQNPKDKAEFSISKTDHKHAGRYRCQYQIHNEWWSEFSDSLELVVTGVYSKPSLSSQLSPVVTEGRNVTLRCVSGQQYDRFVMMKEGPQKLSWMLDSQYNRYIRQFQALFSVGPVTSRQRWTFRCYSFNRNRPQEWSEPSDPLELLVSGTLHKPTIKAEPGSVVTYRSPMTIWCQGSLDAEICFLHKEGSQKPLDTQTLEKPENKAKFSIPSVTQQHGGQYRCYCYSSGGWSEPSDTLELVLTGIYNNKSSLTALPSPVVTSGGNMTLKCVSWEGYDKFILTKDDQKFLSSMNSQFIHSIMQYQALFSIDHVTPDHRGTFRCYGYYKHAPHWWSVPSGPLEIHISGLSKKPSLLTHQGQILDPGKNLTLQCGSDINYDRFALYKLGGADFTLHGGQWTQAGFFLANFTLGPVSSSTTGQYRCYGTHNLSSVWSASSDPLDILITGQLPFSPSLSVKPNSTVHSGDNVTLLCQSPYKVDTFILSKEGAAQQPQRLKSMFQIWEFQAEFSVSAVTSDLSGTYRCYGSQDPYPYLLSYASDPVELIVSGSIGVSSLSPSRPMPTDASENQDHTVENLIRMGFAVMILIVLGILVFEDWVSQKRAQRAAEK